The DNA sequence CTTAGTCGGATAATCGGGCCAAATTTCTTCAATACTCTCGTATGGTTCGCCATCATCCTCCAACTCTTGCAAATTTTCCGATAATTCCAATGGTGCTCCAGAGCGGCTACAGAAGTCAATTAGTTCTTCTTTAGTGGCTGGCCATGGTGCATCTTCCAAATACGATGCTAATTCGAGCGTCCAGTACATTATATACCTCCTTTTTATTAATCTTAAAAATACTTTGCTAATTCCGTTTACTTAGTTAGACTGCATCACTATTAACAGGTTTCACTAAGCCTCGCAAAAATAGCAAAAATAATAAGTGAACAAAGCAAAGCAACTATAATTTATTTCAACAAAGCAATGAATGAATATCCTTTTTCCAAGATTTTGAAAACTTTCTATACTTTTTGTCTGACTTTGTCATTTATGATATGCCTATCTGTTCAAAGTTTTGCGCAATATAAATGTTCAGCCCAAGACAGCCTGATCTTCAATAAGCTCATGCAAAAGGCTGAAAAACTACAATGGAAACAGTTTTCGATCGGAAAAATCATCACCCTGACAGGTGAGCAATTCATTCAGACCCCCTACGTTGCCAGCACCCTGAACCAGTCTGATCAGGAGTCCGATTTGATCATCAACCTGACGGGTTTAGATTGCACGACCTATGTGGAACAAGTGCTCGCCATGGCGCAATGCATTAAAAATAACCAAACCCACTTCGGGGATTTCACAAAAGCCCTGACCAGTATTCGTTACCGAGATGGGAAACAGCAGGGTTATTTATCCCGACTCCATTATTTTACCGACTGGATTTATGACCACCAAAAACGGGGAATGATTGAAGATATCACGCCTCAGCTTGATGGCCTACAAATGGATAAAAACATTAATTTCATGAGCACTCACCGCAAGAGTTACGCGCCTTTGGCGGATGCCGAAATATTCAAGGGTATTCAGGAAATTGAACGACAGATCAATCAACGCCAACAATGTTATTTACCTAAAACTGAAATCCCCAAACATCAGGCGCAGATTCAGGATGGCGACCTGATCACGCTCGTAACGACGATCAAAGGGCTCGATGTTTCCCATGTCGGTTTTGCCCATTGGATGGGTGATGAACTCCACTTCATGCATGCCTCCAGCAAACACGGCGTAATGATCACCTCCGTTCCACTGGTGGATTACCTGATGAAATTCAAATCCAACAAGGGCGTGATTGTGCTTCGGGCATTGTAAACCTCAGCCCTTGGCCTTTCGGCCAAAATCCGCAGGAATACCTAAAAATGGCACCAGCAAAATCGCTGGAATACCACAAAGAAACACATAAACAAAGAATCCTGTGTAACCTATTTCTGTCTGTACCCAACCGCTTAACATCGAGGGCAACATGACGCCGAGTGCCATAAAGCCTGTACAAAGTGCGTAATGACTTGCCTTCATGGCACCATCAGCAATATAAATCATGTACATCATCAGGGCTGAGAAACCAAAACCATAACCAAATTGCTCAATAATCACGGTAATGCTGACCCAGAATGCTTGTGGCGGCTGAAAGTGCGCAAGCAGTGCGTAACCGAGATTCGGAATATTCAGCAACAGGCACATCCATAAAATCCAGCGTTTGAGTCCAGATCTGGAGATTAAATAGCCCCCAATAACCCCCCCCGCAAGCAGGGAAAGCACCCCGTAAGTCCCGTAAATTATCCCTTGGGCTTCATTCGACAAGCCCAGCCCTCCTTTTGCCACGGGATCCAGCATAAACGGGGCAACCATCTTCACCAGTTGCGCTTCGCCAAGTCGGAACAACAGAATAAAAGCCAAGGCAACACCAATCCTCTTTTTAACAAAAAAGGACAGAAAAGTAACCATGAAACCATTCCCTTCTTCCGTACCAACCGCGCGGTCAGTTAATGGCTTTGGGCAGATAAAGTAATGGTAAACACCCATCAATATCAAAATCAGCGCTACAAGCGAGAAGGTTACCATCCATACTTTGGCATAATCGGCTGTCCAGTGACTTGCAAGGTATCCCGTAAAAAACACCAGCGGTCCCTGCATCAGCAACATACCTACACGATAAAAAATAGAGCGCACCCCCACAAAATAAGACTGATCGTCCTCCGTTAGCCCCACCATATAAAAGCCATCTGCGGCAATATCATGGGTTGCTGAAGTAAACGCCAGCAACAGTAAAATAGCCATGGAAGCCTGAAAGAAGAACGGTAAAGGCAATACAAAGCCCAGACCGCCCATCAGTACCCCCATCAGCAACTGTGCGGTTACCATCCAGTAACGCTTGGTTTTAAACCAGTCGACCACAGGACTCCAAAGCGGTTTTATAACCCAGGGCAAATTCAGCAAACTGGTATAGGCGGCAATTTTCACATTGCTCAATCCCAGGTTTTTATACATCACCACCGATACGCTCATCACGAGCATATAAGGCAGGGCTTGCGTCAGGTACAGTGAAGGCACCCATGCCCAAGGCGAGGTTTTATCAGTTTTCAATCGAAACATCTACTCAGTAAAAAAATGAATAACTTGGATTACAGCTCATGGCCCGCACACCGCAAAAAACAGATTATTTTTGCGCTTCGAAATGGTGAGCAACAGCCTTGCGGACACTCCCCTCACGCAGCAAAAGTGCCTCCGCCTGAGCGTAAGACAAACCCGTAGCCTCAACGATCATCTTGGCCCCACGGTCCACCAGCTTTTCATTGGTCAGTTGCATATCCACCATGCGGTTACCTTTCACCTTTCCCATGCGAATCATGCAGGCCGTTGAGATCATATTCAATACCAACTTCTGCGCCGTTCCCGCTTTCATACGGGTACTTCCAGTGACAAATTCAGGCCCTACAACCGCCTCAATGGCAATATCAGCCGCCTCACTCAGCTTCGAACCTGCGTTACAGGTAATCCCTGCGGTAAGCAATCCATGCGCCTTGGCTTGCGCCAGACCACCCAGCACATAAGGCGTACGCCCCGAAGCGGCAATCCCCACGAGTACATCGTTGGCATTGATCTCGTAAGCTTTCAAATCTTCCCACGCCTGTGTTTCATTGTCCTCCGCAGCCTCCACCGCCTTACGGATAGCGCGGTCACCGCCAGCAATCAAGCCAATCACCACACCTTCCACGCCATAGGTCGGAGGGATTTCAGAAGCATCCAGCACGCCAAGGCGTCCGCTTGTTCCCGCTCCGATATAAAACAGACGCCCACCATTTTTCATGCGCTTCACTGTCTGTTCCACCAGCTGCTCAATGGCAGGAATGGCTTTGGCAACCGCCTGATGAACTTTGGCGTCCTCTTTATTCATATTCACCAAAATCTCCTGCGCCGTCATTTGATCTAAATTCTGGTAGTTTGATGATGCTTCCGTTGTACTCATATTATATTTTAATTGATGCTAATACCTGATTTTTTCACCTGAAGGTTCCTAAAAGTATTCCGCCTACTTTAGCGGTCAGGAACTCGTTTTATGATATTCCACCAGCCCGTTGATCGGTGCCTGTGTTACCTTGCCAAGGTGCAATTGATGCTCAGAAAGTACCTCCAGAAGTTGATCCTGAAAATGGTAAGCCACACTGCCCACAAAACGCACTTCAGCAGGATAAACCGTTACCATCGGCTTCAGGTACTCCGCCACATAAGCAGACAATTGCCCTGTTACGAGTTGCGAGATTTCTGGGGCCTCGATATGTAATTTCAGGAAGGGGGTAAACTGAGCCATGAACCGCTGCTGCAATTTACTTTGGTACAGTAAAGGCACCAAATCGGCTACTGGCCAAGGGGAAAACCGAGCAAAATCTTCCAATAAATTCGAGGATAGTTTCCGCCTTAACACCCGCTCCAGGAGCGCTTGCCCCAATCGGGCACCACTGCCTTCATCGGACAACAGCCAACCCAGCGAAGTAGCTTTTTCCTGCAACTGCCCCTGCGCATAGTAGGCCGCATGGGCACCTGTCCCGAGTATGCCCACCAAGCCATTGCCTGCTCCCCAGACTGATCGCGCTGCGCCCAGAAGATCATTCTCAATCGTAATACGGGCAGCAGTAAAATAAGTGGAGAGTACCGTATGTATGGCTATTCTCCCCGCCTCCGTTCCACAGCCTGCGCCATAAAAGTAAATTTCTTTCACTGATTTTTTAGGCACTGGCCAGGAAGTCTGATGCAGCAACGCACGCAGTTCCTCTGTTCCGCGCAGCAGCGGATTCATGCCTGCAGTGGTAACCTGCTCCCCGAAGGTTTCATTCTCAAAAGCCCAGACGGCCTTCGTCCCTCCGCTATCGACGATCAATGTGGTTTGTTCCATGGTGATATTTTCGCTTACCTGTGCTGCTCGACCACATACTCGATGGCGACAAAATTTATCGACATCCTTTTCCTGCAGCCACCAGCCTGCTGTAAGTTAATTATTTTAAAACAAAAAAAATCCCACGCTCGAAAAACGTGGGATTTGATCATATCTGTAAGGGCGAATTACTCTGCTGCTTTCAATTCAGCATTCAATTGCGCCAACAATTGCTTTTTCACTTCTACTTTACGGGCTTTAAGGTCCGTTTTGTTGTCTACCAATTTACCAAAAGCAGCGCCAAATTTTTCGGCATTCTCCTGATAAAGGGTCAATTCGTGCTGATCGCGGTTATACAACTCACGCAACATACGAATCAATGACTTCAGTTGCTCAGCAGCCGTTTTTTCGCTAAACCCACGCACTTTCTGCGAAGTCAAACGATACAAGAAGGCCCGCTCAGAAACCATGTCGCAAGCGGCAAAGAAACGATCGTTCAACTCCTTAGACTGCCCCTTAGGCAAGCGGCCGGCGCTTTTCCAGGCATCCTGAAGGTTACGCACCTCTTTTGCAGCATCCTGATCTCCACGTCCAACCAAAGCTTCGGCTTTTTCCACCAATGCTTGTTTTTCCTCCGCAGCGGCACCTTTCTTCTGCTCTCTGCGGCTTTTACGCAATGGCTCCAACTTCGCATATACAGCATCCGTTTCGGCCTTGAAGCGTGTCCAGAGTTCATTACGAACTTTTACAGGAACAACAGGCAACTGTTTCCAGTCAGGGATTAAAGTCATGAACGCTTTATCCACCTGCTCAAGATCTTCCTCTTCGAGGAGTCCATGGGCTTTGGCGATCAAGGCTTCATACCCTTTGGTTTTTTCTTCAAGTTCTTTCTTACGGGACTCGAAAAAAGCATTTCTCTTCTCAAAAAATTCATTCAAGATTGTCTCCATGCGTCCTTCAACCTCCTGACGGTGTTCATCAGCTACAGCTCCTGTTTTCAACCATCGCTGTTTCAGGTCTTTGAACTTCTCTCCAGCATCACGCAGGTCTTCCATTTCACGGATCACCTCCGCTTCCGCAAGCAGAGCAGTCTTGATTTCCAGGTTTTTGGCACGGTTACGGTCAATCAGGTCGCGAATCAACACCTCGTAGCGGTCGAGCGTTTCGAATAACGGCTCGTAATCCCCTAAGGCATCAAATTCCGACAATTGCTTACGCAAGTGCACTAATTTCATTAAAAATGACCCCTTGTTGGTGGCCTCCTCGATAGTTTTAGCGAGGACTTCTACTTTTTGTTTTGCGAGTTCAAAGCGGTCTTCGAAATATTTGATCGAAGCAGCTTCATCTTCTTTTACGTCTCCGATTTCACGCTCAGGAAACTCTAAAAATCCGTTGCGAAAAATTTTCCCGTCTTTGATGTACCCGTACTTGTTCGGTTCCAATGCTTTGTGGATTAAGTTATCGATAGATAAGTACGTCGTTTAAATTGACTGATGCAAAACTAATTAATTAGAGTAAAAGAAACATGGTTAAGGGTAAAAATTAGCATATTTGCATGTGGGAAAAGTGAAAATTTCCCAAAAAGCGGTCAACATTCACCGCATATAGAGTATTTTAGTAAGAAAATAAACGCCAAACTATCTGATAATACAATGAGCGATAATAAGATCATCTTTTCAATGTCAGGGGTAACGAAAACTTACCCTCCACAAAAAACAGTGCTAAAAAACATTCACCTGTCGTTTTTCTACGGTGCCAAAATTGGTGTTTTAGGACTCAACGGTTCTGGTAAATCGAGCTTATTGCGCATTATCGCAGGGCTTGACACCAACATTCAGGGCGAGGTTGTTTCTGATAAGGAGTACTCGGTAGGTTACCTGGAGCAGGAGCCTCAGCTTGACCCAAGCAAGACTGTCCGTGAGATTATTGAAGAGGGTGTTCAGGAAATTGTGGATCTTTTGCAGGAATTTGAGGACATCAATGCCAAATTTGCCGAGCCAGAGATTTTGGAAGATCCAGACAAAATGAATGACCTGATTGTTCGTCAGGGTGAAGTTCAGGAAAAAATCGACCATATGGACGGTTGGAATCTGGACAACCGCCTCGAGCGTGCAATGGACGCACTACGCACTCCTCCTTCAGACCAAAAGATTGAAGTTCTTTCTGGTGGTGAGAAGCGCCGTGTGGCTTTGTGTCGCTTATTGTTGAAAGAGCCTGATGTATTGCTACTCGATGAGCCTACCAACCACTTGGATGCCGAGTCGGTTTACTGGCTGGAGCAGCACTTGCAGCAATATAAAGGAACCGTAATTGCCGTAACACACGACCGTTACTTCCTTGATAATGTTGCGGGATGGATTCTTGAGCTTGACCGTGGTGAAGGTATTCCATGGAAAGGAAACTATTCTTCTTGGCTGGAGCAAAAAGAGAAGCGTTTGGCGCAGGAGAAAAAATCAGAGAGCAAACGTCAGAAAACACTGGAGCGCGAGCTGGAGTGGATCCGTATGTCGCCGAAGGGCCGCCATGCAAAATCCAAGGCACGTATCAACTCTTACGACAAACTGGTTTCGCAGGAAAATGGCGAAAGAGAGCAGTCGTTGGAGCTTTTCATTCCTGCAGGTCCGCGTTTGGGCTCCAAGGTTATTGAAGCCCATGGTGTATCAAAAGGCTTTGGCGACAAGCTATTGTATGAAAACCTGGATTTCATGTTGCCTCAGGGTGGAATCGTTGGGATCGTAGGTCCTAATGGTGCAGGTAAAACAACGCTATTCAAAATGATCACAGGCCAACTTCAGCCTGATGCTGGTACTTTTGAAGTGGGTTCAACGGTAAAAATTGGTTATGTAGATCAAGAGCATGACAATCTTGACCCTGAAAAAACAATCTGGGAAGTGATCTCCGACGGCAATGAATTAATGATGGTAGGCGACAAGGAAGTCAATTCCCGCGCTTATGTTTCTAAATTCAACTTCTCTGGAGGCGAGCAACAAAAATTGGTGGGCGAACTTTCTGGTGGGCAACGCAACCGCGTACACCTGGCCATGACACTAAAAGAGGGTGCCAACTTACTGCTACTCGATGAACCTACCAACGACCTCGACATTAATACCCTTCGTGCACTGGAGGAGGCCCTGAATGAGTTTGGTGGCTGTGCGGTAGTTATTTCTCACGACCGTTGGTTCCTTGACCGCGTTTGTACACATACTTTGGCTTTTGAGGGAGAATCTCAGGTAAAATGGTTCGAAGGAACTTTCACCGAGTACGAAGAAGACCGAATTAAGCGCATGGGAGAGCTTCGACCAACGCGTATTAAGTATAAAAAATTGACGAAATAATTTATTTCGAAAAAAGATGTTCCTCTATTTTGAGGAACATTTGCTCCTTTTCTGGAGTATTTAACACTAACTTAAACATTTTCAAGGTGAAACCGAGCTTCACCTTTTTTTCTTCCGATTGTTATCCTATCTTTGCGCAACTCTTACGGAATTGCAAGAAAGGAAATTTATTTTCCGCAGTTTATTTGACTAACAATCTCGAAAACACTACATTTGCAGTCCTGTATTTCGAAGAGGAAAAAACAATTAAAAAAAAATATATAAGTAAAGCATGGCAAATCATAAGTCAGCGTTGAAGAGAATCCGTTCCAACAACGCAAAACGTTTGAGAAACAGATATCAATTGAAATCTACTCGTACTTTTATCAAAAAATTGAGAGGTTCTAAAGATGCTGCTGAAGCTCAAGAATTGTTCGTAAAAGTAGTTTCAATGATTGATAAGCTTGCTAAGCGTAACATCATTCACAAAAACAAAGCCGCTAACAACAAATCGAAGTTGGCGAAATTTGTGAACAGCTTATAAGATACTTAAGAAAACCTCGCTACAAATAGTGAGGTTTTTTTGTATCCAGCCCATTTTGGTACTTCAGCAAAACCAACATTTCTGAAGGATTTTCTTTTACCCAATAAAGAAAATGTAAACCTATGGACTACCCACAAACCCCAAACCCGATCAGTAACTGGGCCGAAGAAGACCGCCCAAGAGAGAAAATGCTACACATCGGCAGGCAAAACCTCAGCAATGCCGAACTGATCGCGATCCTGCTTGGCTCTGGCAGCAGAAACAAATCTGCCGTTGATCTTTCCAAAGAAATCCTGCAAGCGAACAACAACAGCCTCTACGAATTAGGCAAATGCTCCGTGGCCGATCTGACCAAATTCAACGGCATGGGACCAGCAAAAGCCATCACACTATTGGCTGCCATGGAACTTGGCCGCAGACGAAAAGCCGAAACTATCCAAAAAAAGCCTGTTATCAAGAGCGCCAAAGACGCCCATCAGGTATTGGCACCCTACCTTACAGACTTACCCCACGAAGAATTCTGGCTCCTTTGCCTCAATCGGGCAAACCATGTAACAAAAGCCTTGCGCATCAGCGAAGGCGGCATGACGGGCACTGTTGCCGACCCGAAGAAAATCTTCCTGAAAGCCCTTGAAATGCAGGCCGCCAGCATTATTATTGCTCACAATCATCCTTCAGGCAATACAACACCAAGCGAGGCCGATCTCAAAATCACCAAGAAAATCAAAGAAGGCGGTCAGCTACTTGACCTCCCGATCCTTGACCACCTGATCATCACCGACCACACCTACCTCTCCTTTGCCGATGAAGGCTTACTCTAAGCCTGAAACTCCCATTAAATATGAATTCTTGCCCACAAGGCTCCAATTTTCATCCGATATAATCTTCAGCACAAAAAAAATCCCACCTTAAAAAAAGTGGGATGCTTATGCTTTATTGAAAATCAGTGTAATTACCACGACAACACCAAGGCCGTCCAAATTGCCAAAGGAACCACCGTCCCCAGAACAACTTCAGTCGTTCGTGCATTACGATAAGCACGCTCCTGCGACTGTTGCGCGGCAAGCTGCGCATTTTGGGCATCGATCTCCTGCTGACGCGCAGTGAAATACTGATTTAATTTTTTCTTATAGGCTTTTGCTTCCTGATTCGATGGGTAATCCACCAAATAGGTATTGATATCCGACTGCGACTGCTCATATTCACCAATATGGTAAAGGGCAATTCCCCGAAGGAAAAACACCTCTTTTTTATAAGGCTGACGTTCGGCCACATAATCGAGGTCTTCAATTGCCCCCTCGAAATCCCCAACCTGCAAGCGCGTCGCGCCCCGATCAAGGTGAATTGCCGTATAGTAAGGCATAATTTCAATTGCCTTGGAAAAAGAAGCGATCGCCTCTTTATATTTTTTTTCCTTCGCCAGCTCACGACCTTCTTGGTGATACTGCTGATATTCTTCCACACCCTGCGCAAAAGCCACACTCACACACAGTAGCGTCAGGAAGAAAGTAATCGCAATATTTTTACCTTGTTTCATTGGTCTTCTACTATATTTACCTTTAAACAACAAAAATCTTACCATAATATCTAACCAAATGGCTAAAAAAATATCCTACATTGTACTATCGATAGTCGTTATTGGTATTTTACTGTATAGCTTTCAGCACTCAGATCAATTTAAGTTACCTGAGCACTATCTTGAATTAGTTCAGCAGCACCGAAAAAATCAAAATAATTTTTTCAGAACCAATAAAAACTCCCCTCTTTCTATTAACGCAAAAAAGGCGTTTCAGGGCTTAAAATATTTTGATATCGACCCCAGCTTCAGGGTCATTTGCCGCCTTGAACACACCCCCAATGCCGCAATCATGAGGCTCAATACCTCCTCGGGAAAAATCAAGGAATACAAGCCTTACGCAACGTTACACTTCAAACTATCGGGCAAAGAACTACAACTACTCGCGCTTCAGCCCCTCACGCACCCCGACATGCTTTTTGTTCCGTTTACCGACCAAACCACAGGCTTCGACACCTATGGCGCAGGCCGATACCTCGAACTCCCAATGCCGGATGGCGATCAGATGGCGCTTGACTTCAACTATGCCTTTAATCCCTACTGCGCATTTTCCGATGGATACTCCTGCCCTCAGCCCCCTCAGGAAAATTTTCTGAATCTTAAAATTACCGCAGGAGAAAAAAGCCCAAAAAAGCATTAACCAAGCTGATTTCCACAAAAACAGCCCACCAATTCCCGAAAAATAGGCGTCAGAAATATTCTTCCAAAGAAAAAACGGCGCTTCACATTATTAATAACGGCGGAATCTATTAATTTTGTTCTCAAGTACATCTATATATAGAAGAGCATTTTCTTATGAAAATATCAGTTAACTGGCTAAAAGAATATATCAATATAAATCTTGCTACGGAAGCTTTGGGCGATGCCCTTACTGCTGGTGGCTTGGAAGTTGAAGGTTTGGAGACTATTGAATCCGTAAAGGGTGGTCTTCAAGGCGTTGTCATTGGTGAAGTTTTGACTTGTGAGAAGCACCCAGGTGCCGACAAGCTTAACAAAACAACGGTAGATTTAGGCGATGGAAACATTGCCCCAATCGTATGTGGAGCGCCAAATGTGGCGGCAGGCCAAAAGGTTGTGGTGGCAACAGTAGGTACCACTTTATACCCTGACGGTGGCGAAGGCTTCAAAATCAAAAAAGCAAAAATCCGTGGTGAAGTTTCCATGGGGATGATCTGTGCCGAGGACGAACTGGGCTTGGGCGTATCGCATGACGGCATTATGGTTTTAACCACCGACCTGCCTAATGGAACACCTGCTGCCGACTATTTTAAGCTGAAAAGCGAAGAGGTTTTCGAAATTGGACTGACACCAAACCGCGCAGATGCGGCTTCGCATGTTGGTACTGCCCGCGACATCGTTGCCCTTACAGGAGAAACCTTGCGCATGCCTAATATCGAGGCTTTCAAAATCGACAACCACGACCTGCCAATGGAAGTGATCGTTGAAGATCAAGCAGCTTGCCCACGATACAGCGGATTGACCATCTCTGGAGTAACGGTTAAAGAATCACCGGAGTGGTTGAAAACCCGCCTGACTTCTATTGGCCTTGCACCGATTAACAATATTGTGGATGTAACCAACTTCGTATTGCACGAGCTGGGGCAGCCATTGCATGCTTTTGATGCTGCTGAGGTTACTGGTAACAAAGTTATTGTCAA is a window from the Persicobacter psychrovividus genome containing:
- a CDS encoding DUF349 domain-containing protein, translated to MEPNKYGYIKDGKIFRNGFLEFPEREIGDVKEDEAASIKYFEDRFELAKQKVEVLAKTIEEATNKGSFLMKLVHLRKQLSEFDALGDYEPLFETLDRYEVLIRDLIDRNRAKNLEIKTALLAEAEVIREMEDLRDAGEKFKDLKQRWLKTGAVADEHRQEVEGRMETILNEFFEKRNAFFESRKKELEEKTKGYEALIAKAHGLLEEEDLEQVDKAFMTLIPDWKQLPVVPVKVRNELWTRFKAETDAVYAKLEPLRKSRREQKKGAAAEEKQALVEKAEALVGRGDQDAAKEVRNLQDAWKSAGRLPKGQSKELNDRFFAACDMVSERAFLYRLTSQKVRGFSEKTAAEQLKSLIRMLRELYNRDQHELTLYQENAEKFGAAFGKLVDNKTDLKARKVEVKKQLLAQLNAELKAAE
- the radC gene encoding RadC family protein; translated protein: MDYPQTPNPISNWAEEDRPREKMLHIGRQNLSNAELIAILLGSGSRNKSAVDLSKEILQANNNSLYELGKCSVADLTKFNGMGPAKAITLLAAMELGRRRKAETIQKKPVIKSAKDAHQVLAPYLTDLPHEEFWLLCLNRANHVTKALRISEGGMTGTVADPKKIFLKALEMQAASIIIAHNHPSGNTTPSEADLKITKKIKEGGQLLDLPILDHLIITDHTYLSFADEGLL
- a CDS encoding DUF1684 domain-containing protein, with amino-acid sequence MAKKISYIVLSIVVIGILLYSFQHSDQFKLPEHYLELVQQHRKNQNNFFRTNKNSPLSINAKKAFQGLKYFDIDPSFRVICRLEHTPNAAIMRLNTSSGKIKEYKPYATLHFKLSGKELQLLALQPLTHPDMLFVPFTDQTTGFDTYGAGRYLELPMPDGDQMALDFNYAFNPYCAFSDGYSCPQPPQENFLNLKITAGEKSPKKH
- a CDS encoding N-acetylmuramoyl-L-alanine amidase-like domain-containing protein is translated as MICLSVQSFAQYKCSAQDSLIFNKLMQKAEKLQWKQFSIGKIITLTGEQFIQTPYVASTLNQSDQESDLIINLTGLDCTTYVEQVLAMAQCIKNNQTHFGDFTKALTSIRYRDGKQQGYLSRLHYFTDWIYDHQKRGMIEDITPQLDGLQMDKNINFMSTHRKSYAPLADAEIFKGIQEIERQINQRQQCYLPKTEIPKHQAQIQDGDLITLVTTIKGLDVSHVGFAHWMGDELHFMHASSKHGVMITSVPLVDYLMKFKSNKGVIVLRAL
- a CDS encoding MFS transporter, producing the protein MFRLKTDKTSPWAWVPSLYLTQALPYMLVMSVSVVMYKNLGLSNVKIAAYTSLLNLPWVIKPLWSPVVDWFKTKRYWMVTAQLLMGVLMGGLGFVLPLPFFFQASMAILLLLAFTSATHDIAADGFYMVGLTEDDQSYFVGVRSIFYRVGMLLMQGPLVFFTGYLASHWTADYAKVWMVTFSLVALILILMGVYHYFICPKPLTDRAVGTEEGNGFMVTFLSFFVKKRIGVALAFILLFRLGEAQLVKMVAPFMLDPVAKGGLGLSNEAQGIIYGTYGVLSLLAGGVIGGYLISRSGLKRWILWMCLLLNIPNLGYALLAHFQPPQAFWVSITVIIEQFGYGFGFSALMMYMIYIADGAMKASHYALCTGFMALGVMLPSMLSGWVQTEIGYTGFFVYVFLCGIPAILLVPFLGIPADFGRKAKG
- the rpsT gene encoding 30S ribosomal protein S20, which encodes MANHKSALKRIRSNNAKRLRNRYQLKSTRTFIKKLRGSKDAAEAQELFVKVVSMIDKLAKRNIIHKNKAANNKSKLAKFVNSL
- a CDS encoding DUF2795 domain-containing protein; the encoded protein is MYWTLELASYLEDAPWPATKEELIDFCSRSGAPLELSENLQELEDDGEPYESIEEIWPDYPTKDDFFFNEDEY
- the murQ gene encoding N-acetylmuramic acid 6-phosphate etherase — its product is MSTTEASSNYQNLDQMTAQEILVNMNKEDAKVHQAVAKAIPAIEQLVEQTVKRMKNGGRLFYIGAGTSGRLGVLDASEIPPTYGVEGVVIGLIAGGDRAIRKAVEAAEDNETQAWEDLKAYEINANDVLVGIAASGRTPYVLGGLAQAKAHGLLTAGITCNAGSKLSEAADIAIEAVVGPEFVTGSTRMKAGTAQKLVLNMISTACMIRMGKVKGNRMVDMQLTNEKLVDRGAKMIVEATGLSYAQAEALLLREGSVRKAVAHHFEAQK
- the ettA gene encoding energy-dependent translational throttle protein EttA; protein product: MSDNKIIFSMSGVTKTYPPQKTVLKNIHLSFFYGAKIGVLGLNGSGKSSLLRIIAGLDTNIQGEVVSDKEYSVGYLEQEPQLDPSKTVREIIEEGVQEIVDLLQEFEDINAKFAEPEILEDPDKMNDLIVRQGEVQEKIDHMDGWNLDNRLERAMDALRTPPSDQKIEVLSGGEKRRVALCRLLLKEPDVLLLDEPTNHLDAESVYWLEQHLQQYKGTVIAVTHDRYFLDNVAGWILELDRGEGIPWKGNYSSWLEQKEKRLAQEKKSESKRQKTLERELEWIRMSPKGRHAKSKARINSYDKLVSQENGEREQSLELFIPAGPRLGSKVIEAHGVSKGFGDKLLYENLDFMLPQGGIVGIVGPNGAGKTTLFKMITGQLQPDAGTFEVGSTVKIGYVDQEHDNLDPEKTIWEVISDGNELMMVGDKEVNSRAYVSKFNFSGGEQQKLVGELSGGQRNRVHLAMTLKEGANLLLLDEPTNDLDINTLRALEEALNEFGGCAVVISHDRWFLDRVCTHTLAFEGESQVKWFEGTFTEYEEDRIKRMGELRPTRIKYKKLTK